Within Oncorhynchus keta strain PuntledgeMale-10-30-2019 chromosome 3, Oket_V2, whole genome shotgun sequence, the genomic segment AATTGGTTAAAGTAATAATTTAAAGTCGACGCTTGTCTGGATTTCCTGAATCGGAAATTAACTGTTATTCTGATCTTTCTTCTCGAGGTCACAGTTGGTGTCTTAATGCATGGAAGGGATAATTTGACTACGAGGACAGTGTGTGAACCGCAAAACCCGGTGTAACTGGCTGAAGAAAAGTGACAAAGGCTTTCAATATGGCCCTGTCAGCACCACTTCTACCGAGACCCGAGTCAGATCCAGTAACCACTTACAGCATCCAATCAAAGCTATCAACAATTTCTTCTCGCATGTCTTCTCTCCCTGTGGACTCCTGTCATACTCATGAGAGAGATGTTGCCGGTATACTGAGAAACAGGCGCTTCAAATCCTCAactggaagcttcattaaatagtagccgcaaaacaccagtctcaacgtcaacactGAAGTGGCTGAAGGCCAggatcccggagtcacctcttcacagttgactttgagactggtgttttgcgggtactatttaatgaagctgccagttgaggacttgtgaggcgtttgAGAAACAAACTACACacgctaatgtacttgtcctcttgctcagttgtgcaccggggcctcccactttctattctggttagagccagtttgcgtgGTTCTGTGAAGGGAATACAGAACCgttttcttggcaatttctcacatggaatagccttcatttctcagaacaagaatagactgacgagtttcagaagaaagttattcgTTTCTgttcattttgagcctgtaatcgaacccacaaatgctgatgctccagatactcaactagtctgaaggaggccagttttattgcttctttaaccagaacagttttcagctgtgcaaacataattgaaaaagggttttcAGTAGCCTtttaaaaatgataaacttggattagctaacacaacgtgccattggaacacaggcgtgatggttgctgaaaatgggcctctgtacgcctatgtagatattccgttAAAAACCTGCCTTTACCAGCTACAATAGTCGGTTACAAcattaatgtctacactgtatttcaggttattttaaaatgttttaaaatgttaaaaaatgcttttctttcaaaaacagggacatttctaagtgaccgcaAACTTTTGAAAGGTTGTGTATACATACATTTTTGGGATGAAAATAAAGTGGAACACTCCTTTAAGATGCCATTTTCTGTACTTTACCTTTTCTATTTTCTTTAGGACATCCAATCGCTGTTGCCTGATGTCTTTCAGTTCCTGCGGGAAGAGACCATTCAGAGAACGCACACTTTCAGTTTAACCGTTGTACTTTCTTCAAAAAGGGTTTCAAAAAGTGCCCAAAGCATGTCCTCACCTCATGTGGACAGTGGGCTGCAACTGCATTGATCGCTCGTCGAGGAGAGAAACACGTCGACACGGCGACCTGGCCTAGGGAACCCTCGATGTGCACCACTGAAAGAGCAACAGCATCACTCCGGTTGAAAAAAAACATTCAGCCGTATACAAACAATGCCCACTTCCAAAGTACACTTCAGCACCATGCACAGATAAGGACAAGTGCATGTGGGGTATATGGAGAAACCTGGGGTGTAAGAGTCCATCTTGGTGACATAGGGGGTGGTGAGTTTGGGTGGCTCCCTCTTGCCCCGCATGCCCAACTCCTCCTCTGCCAGCTTGGCCTCCATTCGCCGATAGTACTCCTACAGGACAATGTGAGAGGAGAGCCATCATGCATCTGGAAATCATTCCAAAAATAAACTGTGGTTATGGTATAAAAGAAAGAACATAGCTGTGGGGGTTTTAGTAGAGAATTGGGTACCAAGTTATTGGAGGAGAATGTGGAACTAAAATCCTATTTCGGAGGATTGAAGGTTAAAGAACAAAGAATGAGAGGAGTGAGAAGTGCCAGCCAACCTACAGTACCTGGTAGTAGTAGTCGTCCAGGTGGGGATTCTCGCTCTGGAGCTGAATCATCTGTAGTCTAATGATCCACTCTTTCTCTTTAGCCGACATGAGGTTACAGTAGGGGTCCCAGCTGTCTGGTTTTctagaggggcggcagcgtagcctagtggttagagcgttggacggaaggttgcgagttcaaacccccgcgctgacaaggtacaaatctgtcgttctgcccctgaacaggcagttaacccactgttcccaggccgtcattgaaaataagaatatgttcttaactgacttggttaaataaaggtaaaataaaataaaaaataaatagaggGTGATCAACAAGTCATTGTAAGCTTCAATTATCAAAGCAAAGCACCTTCAAATTCCTTTGGGGCAGGTTTACGGGAGACCGAGCAGGGTTTAGGCCAATTATGAATTAAAGTCGCAAATTGCTCTAATTCTGATTCAATTCTTGAATTTACCACACCCCACAGGAAGGAGAATTGGAATTAAATGAGGTAGAATTTAATTCAATGAAATTCAAACAGGCTAATTTAGTCAATACATCACTAAAAACATTTGTATTTTGACATTTGGTGACCAATACTATGTAATTTTATTTATAGACATTCTCCATAAACAAGTTAAATCATTACAGTAGTCTGGAAATATTCTAAGACCTCTATAATGATCAATAATAATAACAGATGTTAAATACGAAGGAAAGAACAATTCCCAGAATGTATCAAATCTAATACCATGACAAAAACACTGACATCGAGTTGCAATCAAGCTAATATATTTGAAGCGCCATCTGTATTTTTTGCATTAATAAGGGACAGATGCTTTTGGTAAAATAATTGTCAAAGGAATGAGACTTTCATGAATCATGTCTCAGTTTAATTACATTCTACATCATTCTAATTAAATTCCGCTTCCTGTAGGGTGTGTCCAATTTGAATTTCAATTCATGCATGGAATTTAATAAAGTTCCGAAATGACCGCAACGCTGACAGACTAAAGCCCCATTTGGACAGGACTAGTATTACTAGACAACAGTGGTTACATAATTGTTACCCCAGCACGCGCGTTATTCCAGAGGACGATTCACACAGGACTTGTTTTTCCAAACTTCCCCTTGTAATTTTTAATTTTGACTCAAGACAGAAGCATGAAGGTTATTATTCTAGCTGGGTTTAGACGATAATGGGCTACACTGATAACTTGGCTTGGCTTGGCTGTCAAATGTAAAGGTGTCCATAATATTTACATTTTGTGATCATAATTATTAGGGCCATTTTAGTGATCCATGGTAGTAGTCCCTCCATCCTGCTGATGTGCAAATTCACTGTTCAGAAGCACATGAGATGCATTTAAGGATGAGAAAGAGAAATTGACATTTCCAAAATGTTTATCAGTGGGGAGTCAGGGATGACCTGCTTTGTTTACATCAACCGTCAGGGTTTTATTAAATAGGCATGGGTACAATACTTTATTGCACATCTAGGCCTTAAACTGACAAATTGGCAATGTTGAATTTCAATACATTGGCACAAAATGTATAATCAAAAGTATTCACTGTGCAAGTTTATAATACATgccaggcagtcattgaaaataagaatttgttcttaactgacttgcctagttaaataaaggtaaaaaattacAATAAAAAAAACTGCTAGCAGCACCTGTCAAACTCAAATGTCTCAGAAAATAGAGGGAGTTTGATGCACACAGGCCTAGTATTATTAGAGGACTTGAGGTCACTGAAAAACAGTAGGTTATTCTGGCTGGACCTGCTTCTATTCCGCCATGTAAAAATGACTGACATGGATTGAAATTCAAATGTTGTGTTTTATGCTCATGCAGACCCGACCTCCCCAGTAAAATGAATACCGTCCGAATAGGGCTCACTCAAGCATATCCTGTCCTAAAAAGCTAGTACAATAGAGAAAAGCGCTTTATTCCAGGAATAGGGACTGGGAAATAGGTTAGTTTTTAAACTAATGCATCCAAGAAGCAACACATTTGCAGAAATATTAAGCGCAACCATGCTGAATATGATAAGAGTTTCTTTGATCTCTGGACATAACTCACTCTAGGACTGCTCAAGCAACCACATTTTAGACATAGGGTAATAATATCAAATATAAGTCCATTTAAAATAAGTAGAATCACGTGCCAAACCTTTGGGATCTCTGTTGTCTTTGACTCAACAGTCGTCTGTgttgggggtgaagctgtgtcacTGGACCAGGGAACCTGTTGGGGAGATACATATGTGATTATAGGTCAAACCCTATTCATCTCTACGAAAACGCAGTACAATTATAAACCATTTGATAGAATAGTGAGATACAGTCGCTCATCAGATTGTAGTCAGAGACAAAAGAACGAGAGCAGGTGTCCCCAACTCTTGTCCTTGTAGGTTCTTCACTCAGAAAGGTACGGAACAAAATCTAATTACGACACAGACCTGAATCGCTGCACACGATTTGACGAGGGGCTGTAGAAGGGAGAGGGTCTTGGGGAGTTTGCACCAAAGCGAAGCTGCATCATTTTCGGAGTTAAAGGTTGAGGGGTGGAGGGGCAGGGACGTGGCGAGGGCGAGAGGAAGCCCCCCACCTGAGTGAACAGAACATCTCCATTACAACTCACACCAACATAACTAGAGAATAACATCTCCCTACATGCTTCTGGTATGCAGATACATTAACAAATTCATACAAATTGTGAGAAGATCATTTCTAAATGTACACAACAGGGGAACTATTGATGGGAAGGCAGGAACCTGGTTATATGGCTGTTGTGTGGTGAAAGGTCGCCGGGAGATGATGGGAGAGCTGGGCAACATGGTATTAATCTGCAAGGGAAGTTAAACAGAAACATGTAAACAAATACATGTACATTTGCCATTGGCCGTAGACTGGGCAGTGTGTTCCATAGTCTTTCAACAAATATTTACCAAAGATTCAGGTCAACTACCCAGCGACAGACTATCTTTGGCCATCTCTCCCTTGTGCCCTAGTCTTCAGACAACTACTCTACCAGTCAATTACCTGAGATGGGCATCTTTGCCCAAATGGTCTATTTGAGTATGACCCTCTTaggccccctctcctcccacttGAGTTGGAGAACGGGTAGTGAGAGTCCAGGTAGTTCGGTCCTCTGCCAGGGGCATGACTGTCCATCACACACACAATGGCCGGGTCCTGTCGAAAGAGAACACCCAAATGTGCTAAACTAACCATTAGGGTCTAATACTACTAAACGTGGCATAATCCCCTTCATTTTCATTATCAGATTTCTTTGAAAAAGTGGTATTTTCCTGTGTTGGTAGTCTTCCACATGTAACGCCCACTACCTGCAATACTGATCCAGAGGCGTGTCTGGTTCTCTCATAAGATGATAACATCCACTGTGAGAGAAAAGAGGAGCAGAGTAGGTCAAATGACAGTAAATATATtttgtcatcagaactgggttgtGACAAATGACTCACAGCATCTGGATCTAGATCATCCCAGTAGGAGACGCTCCCAACGTCCACTATAGCGCTGTCTAAGCTCTGAGGAAATAACAAATGGTAATTTGCAAACTAGAGACCGTAGAATAAAATGGTTGAATGAGGACATGTTTTGCAAAAGAAAACGTgttttattggacaagttcaggtactACATCCAGTTTCAAAACATTTTCTTCCTACTGGATACAACTGACCTCGCAAGAGTAGTAATCACCTGCAAACTTGGTCGCCCCTCCACAGTCCTCACCACAGCTGGGTCTTCAAACATCTGCGCCATGGCCTGACAtcccctctgtccccttcctcgTCGGCCCGGAGGGCCCTGGACACGGAGTTGTGGCCGGGCcctgggagagaaggagggggagctAGGGGAGAGGGATGGCAAGGCAGGTGGGGCAGGTGGCTTCTCTCCAAATTGGAGCAGAGGGTTAGTGGGATCCCCTTCCGTGTCCCCGACTTCTGTATCCATATCTAGAGGCCcattgtaaaacatttaaatagaaTAATTTACGTAGTAACTGAACCCATTTAGTTTTATTCTTGGCACTTGCGGTCACTGGGGGGCAGCCCAtgaaaaataacaaatatttCTAGCTTAAATTGACAgctttgatggggattttttaaatgttacttATATTGATGCATTGGTGCATCATTAAaacgtttttaaaaatgtttttttaaaacataCCCATTCCAAACGTCTCATTGTTGTAGATATCTatttcctcatcctcctctgccATCTCTGCCAATCCACACTCGTCCATGCCTGCCCCCCCTTCTTCATCGCTCCATTGGCCTCCGTTCTCTGGCCACTGAGGTTGAGAGACTGCGGTTTCAGTCTCCTGAAAGAAAGTGCAGAGGGAGGAAAATACAAGGGTGACATCTGCTGTCGATAGTACCGCCATTGACTAACTTGCCATACAATTTAGAAAGAACTAGCCTCGATGGCTACTACAACTTTGATGTATGAACAGTCGCgtgtattcgacgcatgtgatGTGATGCGGCACGTGTACATAGGCTGGTTATTTTGAGAATGATGAGAGGTTTAGCCGAATGTACTTTAAACAACACATGTGTATCTCAGCTTGGCACACGAAGAAGCGCAACAACGGTCAACTTACTGGTTGTTCTGAGTCACTCATTTGAATAGTTTCTGAAAATATTACACTTCTATTCGTCGGTTTACCTTTCTGCTACCTTTATCTTTTTAGACATCTTTGTATGGCCATTAGCGTTTTAAATGACCACACCTGTCGGGGGCGGGGCCTCTgggaaaaaactatacatgcgCATTCCCTCTGTGAATTAGAAAATGCCTGTTTGCACGCAATATCCATAATTATGGTACAGTCTAAAATATTACTGGTAATAAGGATCTTAACAACAGTCAGAACAAAATTACAATCACGTCCATTGCTTGTTTCTACGTGCAAATTAGAATGGCTGTTTATTTCTTGAAACAGAATAAATTCCCTCAACACCAAAGTCAGGGCAGAACAAAATTGTGTTTATTTTACTCTTTGGTATTCTTTATACATAATTGCATAGCACAATGGTGGAAAAAAACATTGTAAAATCTTTGGCACTACAATTGCGATACATGGTAGCCTCAAATTTAaaatagacaatatatcagtatAGAAATGCAATAGCAGTGATAATTATACTTTGCAATGTAAAGCAAATATATTAAATGGGTTTTTATTAAAGATCCTTCATCAAAATGTTCATAAAAAGGTTCCATTCGATACCAtcaaaaatgtcaatttcaaaTAATTCAGTGGTCAATATTCCATTTGATAGGTCATGGATTTACATATACCATGTGATAACAACTTTCTATTATTTTCTCTTTGGAAAACTTCCTCAAAAGTTTAGCTATGGCTTCTGCGTTGGTCATCTATGTGTCTTGGAGATCTATGCTCCCTTCTCACTCAAATATTTTTGTTGGCCTCTGTGTACCCTGCGGACATAACTAGTTGAAATGTTCATTATGACATCATTTCAACTAGTTTTGCCTGCATGGTACCAGTCTAATAGAGAATTGGATTGTCTTAGacttttctctctatccctttctctttctagtcGCCAATGTTGTCTTATAACCCAGAAAGAGTCcagctctgatctctctctcattctctgcgaCAAAACAAAATGGCTGACAGATATTTGTTCAACTTCGTAACTAGAAAAGagctgggtcgtattcattaggcaccaaacgcaTTGAAACAGGGACggacctggacttgtccaataagaaattcTCATTTacgttttctgttgcaaaacattttaaattgttatgtgccctaatgaacacgacatACACCTGGTATGGGAGTTATGGAAGAAGAAAACATAGGATGGGCAGCGTCCTTCTCGGTGCTCAGCCGAAGAGTTTGATGAAGCAGGGATGGCAGTAGGGCTTGTTCTCCTGCTCTTTGAAGCAGCCCTTGCTGAGTGGCTTGAGGCAGAAGTGGCACACCAGGTGGTGCGGGTGGAATTTGGCACCCATGGCAGTGACGCAGCGGCCCAGGATGGGCTGTTGGCACGCCTGGCACATGCTGCCGCGCGACTGGTGGTAGTGGGCCTCGCACAGCGGCTGGCCCTCGTGCTCGAAGAAGCTGCCGTTGACGAAGGGGCAGTAGCACTCCTGCAGACACGACAAAAGGCAAAGGGAGTTGAGTTGGAGGTGAACATGTGATACAAAAAATGTGTGGTGCCTGGTTTGTGTGGTGTTCAATTCACATTCGTAACGTGTCCATGTTTGGCCAATCTTTGTCCTTATTGACATGAAGACACAGACCCCaccccccgacacacacacacacttaccctgCACACAAAGCACTGCGGGTGCCACAGGGAGTTGAGGGCAGAGATGTAGTTCTCCAGGATTGGCTGGGTACATCCTTGGCAACGGGAGGCGAAGAGGGACAAGAAGCACTGCTGGCAGTACTGCTGACCCTCGCGGTCATGGAAACctacagagagggaaggagacacaGGCAGTTAAGTATTATGTAAAACAAATCAAGAAACATATAAAAAATGTATTCCAAATACATGGTTGTACATTTACATTCACTCATTGAAATATATGCCAAAATTGGAAGTAATGAAGTAATACGTGTGTTAGCCTCAGTAGTATGGTCATTCCATGAAGAGGGCCTTTGCATAGTGTAATTTGtgtcatattttttttatttcacgtAATTTTAACATTTTGTTATAAAAATggtaaactttaaaaaaaaaacaaatgctCTAAAATCACCCAAATACATCATTTTAGAAATGGCAACGCTCTTAGAatagtgatgcaggtctttagatgttgtacacatgaaattgtgtcattccGAACTTTATCCGTAATGTTATATTCCATTTTGGTGGACTTGAGCGATAGTTTTCCGTATGGGAGCATGCAGATGCTTTGTCATTTCCATTGTAGTGATAGAAAGCAAGCTTAACAAAAAGACAAAAGTTGTTCAAACATTTCTATCCCGTCTATCTATGGGTAATAGCGTTGACAAGTTATGCTCAACGCTTTCTACCACAAAACACCAGCAAATGTCCAAAacgagtagaaccagctcacctgctttttaCACCATGATTTGACTCTTAcctgttcaatgtttcttttgaatatttttttttaaaggaatggTTTCCCTatattaaaacgagagttcagttcacaAAACAGgattgaccttaaaatgagggacaaatgtaaatgaatcacttatcatgtaaaataaataatcatcttaaaaaatgactttgtcaaagcgaCAAAAGAACTAGGGCAAAAAGAAGATGAGAACAAAAGAAGATGGTGAATACTTGGGGAAATGTAGGGGTTAAGTGGGTCAAAATCTTCCTTAAGTCAAGAAAAACGGGAAAATATATTCATATTATTAAAAGACACTAATATAACgggcttttaaaattcaatattggtgcacaattttttttttcaaatatcAAAGGGCTCTATTTGTGGAACAACATAGTAAGTGTGTTTTCTGGTGTTGTATTGCTGAGGACCATGGAACAAAACAACCTATAGTTCATTATTGTCTACATCCCAGTGTGGCCCTTGGCAGGAAGCGTGGGTTTATTACCTTCCTCTCCGAATGCCCGGCTGCACTTGACGCAACAGAAACACTCCGGGTGCCAATTCTTGTCCAGGGCGGTGACCATTTTCTACACAGGCAACACAGAAAACAGTTTTTTATGGCTTCAGGTGACATACACACTTTGTAAGGGCTGTATAACTAAGGCTAATATCACTGGACATGTTAATGAAACAGTGTAATGGAGGAAattagttatatacagtaggtaaACACAATGTATTAATTTTGACACCATTTTATGTAAGTACATAGACATTTGTGGTGAAGtagacagtatacacacacacatgcacgcacacacacagtgtcaggtGGAGGTTTTACATTGAGTATGGGCTTGTTGCAGTGTGCGCAGTGGGGAGAGTAGAGGGTAAAGTAGTCCGACTCGCAGTACGGCTGACCATCCTTTTCGAAGAAGTTCCGGCTGCCCAGTTCTGTCTCACACTCCGAGCACACAAAGTGTTCCGGGTGCCATACCCGCCCCAGAGCAGTCACCACCTGGAGGGTCAAAGGTGAATGGTCAGTCATTTAATGGCTATTCGCACTACTGAACCGAATCGAGCCAAGCCAAactgtactgagctggcctggttacgCATCCACCATAGTTACTGGAACCATGCTGGACAGGACAGTGTTAAAAGAAAACATTCAAGCCAGCACAGTGGGGTTTGGGTTGGCACAAGTGTGAAAACGGTACTGGCTTGACCATAGATCAAGCACAAATGTGATGCATTTCATGTGAAACAGAACAAAGTTAAGAACTTTCTTAGCAAAAATTGTTATGTTCTACAAGGTACAGGAAGTATCTCCACAATGGGACAGTGTTGAGCGATCGATCACCTGTCCTACAACCGGTTTTTGACAGGCCGAGCAGCTACCCTTGGAGGATGTGGGGACTCCCTGCCTGGTTAAATCCGATTGGAGGAGCCCCAGCATGCTGTCCAATGAGCCGCCGGAAGAGGCTTGTGGGGGCGGGACCGGATGCTGTGGTAATGTGATCACTGGTGTGACAGCTGGAGCTGGCTaataagaga encodes:
- the patl2 gene encoding protein PAT1 homolog 2, with the translated sequence MSDSEQPETETAVSQPQWPENGGQWSDEEGGAGMDECGLAEMAEEDEEIDIYNNETFGMDMDTEVGDTEGDPTNPLLQFGEKPPAPPALPSLSPSSPSFSPRARPQLRVQGPPGRRGRGQRGCQAMAQMFEDPAVVRTVEGRPSLQSLDSAIVDVGSVSYWDDLDPDAWMLSSYERTRHASGSVLQDPAIVCVMDSHAPGRGPNYLDSHYPFSNSSGRRGGLRGSYSNRPFGQRCPSQINTMLPSSPIISRRPFTTQQPYNQVGGFLSPSPRPCPSTPQPLTPKMMQLRFGANSPRPSPFYSPSSNRVQRFRFPGPVTQLHPQHRRLLSQRQQRSQRKPDSWDPYCNLMSAKEKEWIIRLQMIQLQSENPHLDDYYYQEYYRRMEAKLAEEELGMRGKREPPKLTTPYVTKMDSYTPVVHIEGSLGQVAVSTCFSPRRAINAVAAHCPHEELKDIRQQRLDVLKKIEKLFMVLLEVEEGQRMKAQVLGEGEEKGMMEKTEIKVEYIYSQLQHPDLEAGEEFLPCLLVSKGKQLLARLLPFLSHDAALKVLSMVTSHLPVLMSRDADESLPVLYPSLRLVIGGMTFSQLIGVLKDFTASLPDGSVCLSLVCQSKFGLSLLYALLSQGERLLSSDVPLEPSIGDFETWTDTVFLVASQLSQSALVEPLLLPSNLLTLFCRYLDKRTIHQLKSNMESATGYLAPPS
- the LOC118364151 gene encoding LOW QUALITY PROTEIN: transforming growth factor beta-1-induced transcript 1 protein-like (The sequence of the model RefSeq protein was modified relative to this genomic sequence to represent the inferred CDS: inserted 2 bases in 2 codons), translated to MDDLGVPDSPNYPLSPRIVVFDALLADLESTSSPLARCPVLLTSDPPVTSDPAPASPQENAQTRPPPPAYTPQQTVSAAMKSNGSQNPNPDKQLYSTVNKPRXPRTADPPPPPAFSSSSVLGXGLSELDHLLQELNATQFNITDEILAQFPTTKKDERDKIKEFQGSKDKVTTPYPSSVKPSATSATLELDKLMASLSDFRVQSTNATEFKTAEPQSHAVYCDVRRPRLDNSQLNEPAPAVTPVITLPQHPVPPPQASSGGSLDSMLGLLQSDLTRQGVPTSSKGSCSACQKPVVGQVVTALGRVWHPEHFVCSECETELGSRNFFEKDGQPYCESDYFTLYSPHCAHCNKPILNKMVTALDKNWHPECFCCVKCSRAFGEEGFHDREGQQYCQQCFLSLFASRCQGCTQPILENYISALNSLWHPQCFVCRECYCPFVNGSFFEHEGQPLCEAHYHQSRGSMCQACQQPILGRCVTAMGAKFHPHHLVCHFCLKPLSKGCFKEQENKPYCHPCFIKLFG